A part of Oncorhynchus gorbuscha isolate QuinsamMale2020 ecotype Even-year linkage group LG09, OgorEven_v1.0, whole genome shotgun sequence genomic DNA contains:
- the LOC124043111 gene encoding extensin-2-like isoform X42: MQALPKAIYTGLTQSHIYRPYPKPYIQALPKAIYTGLTQSHIHRPYPKPYTQALPKAIYTGLTQSHIHRPYPKPYTQALPKAIYTGLTQSHTQALPKAIYTGLTQSHIHRPYPKPYIQALPKAIYTGLTQSHIHRPYPKPYTQALPKAIHRPYPKPYTQALPKAIYTGLTQSHIHRPYPKPYTGLTQSHIHRPYPKPYTQALPKAIYTGLTQSHIQALPKAIYTGLTQSHIHRPYPKPYTQALPKAIYTGLTQSHIYRPYPKPYTGLTQSHTQALPKAIYTGLTQSHIHRPYPKPYTQALPILVFSLFISLFLSTVKRTKMRLATTRKYRDLLYLFLFMGSAPSSL, encoded by the exons ATGCAGGCCTTACCCAAAGCCATATATACAGGCCTTACCCAAAGCCATATATACAG GCCTTACCCAAAGCCATATATACAGGCCTTACCCAAAGCCATATACACAG GCCTTACCCAAAGCCATATACACAGGCCTTACCCAAAGCCATATACACAGGCCTTACCCAAAGCCATATACACAGGCCTTACCCAAAGCCATATACACAGGCCTTACCCAAAGCCATATACACAGGCCTTACCCAAAGCCATATACACAGGCCTTACCCAAAGCCATACACAGGCCTTACCCAAAGCCATATACACAGGCCTTACCCAAAGCCATATACACAGGCCTTACCCAAAGCCATATAT ACAGGCCTTACCCAAAGCCATATACACAGGCCTTACCCAAAGCCATATACACAGGCCTTACCCAAAGCCATATACACAGGCCTTACCCAAAGCCATACACAGGCCTTACCCAAAGCCATATACACAGGCCTTACCCAAAGCCATATACACAGGCCTTACCCAAAGCCATATACACAGGCCTTACCCAAAGCCATACACAGGCCTTACCCAAAGCCATATACACAGGCCTTACCCAAAGCCATATACACAGGCCTTACCCAAAGCCATATACACAGGCCTTACCCAAAGCCATATACAGGCCTTACCCAAAGCCATATATACAGGCCTTACCCAAAGCCATATACACAGGCCTTACCCAAAGCCATATACACAGGCCTTACCCAAAGCCATATACACAGGCCTTACCCAAAGCCATATATACAGGCCTTACCCAAAGCCATACACAGGCCTTACCCAAAGCCATACACAGGCCTTACCCAAAGCCATATACACAGGCCTTACCCAAAGCCATATACACAGGCCTTACCCAAAGCCATATACACAGGCCTTACCGATCTTGGTTTTTAGtctgtttatttctctatttttgtCAACTGTCAAACGTACCAAAATGAGACTTGCAACTACAAGAAAATACAGAGATTTACTGTACCTTTTTCTCTTCATGGGCTCTGCTCCATCGTCTCTATGA
- the LOC124043111 gene encoding extensin-2-like isoform X50, whose amino-acid sequence MQALPKAIYTGLTQSHIYRPYPKPYTQALPKAIYTGLTQSHIHRPYPKPYTQALPKAIYTGLTQSHIHRPYPKPYTQALPKAIHRPYPKPYTQALPKAIYTGLTQSHIYRPYPKPYTQALPKAIYTGLTQSHIHRPYPKPYTGLTQSHIHRPYPKPYTQALPKAIYTGLTQSHTQALPKAIYTGLTQSHIHRPYPKPYTQALPKAIYRPYPKPYIQALPKAIYTGLTQSHIHRPYPKPYTQALPKAIYTGLTQSHTQALPKAIHRPYPKPYTQALPKAIYTGLTQSHIHRPYRSWFLVCLFLYFCQLSNVPK is encoded by the exons ATGCAGGCCTTACCCAAAGCCATATATACAG GCCTTACCCAAAGCCATATATACAGGCCTTACCCAAAGCCATATACACAG GCCTTACCCAAAGCCATATACACAGGCCTTACCCAAAGCCATATACACAGGCCTTACCCAAAGCCATATACACAGGCCTTACCCAAAGCCATATACACAGGCCTTACCCAAAGCCATATACACAGGCCTTACCCAAAGCCATATACACAGGCCTTACCCAAAGCCATACACAGGCCTTACCCAAAGCCATATACACAGGCCTTACCCAAAGCCATATACACAGGCCTTACCCAAAGCCATATAT ACAGGCCTTACCCAAAGCCATATACACAGGCCTTACCCAAAGCCATATACACAGGCCTTACCCAAAGCCATATACACAGGCCTTACCCAAAGCCATACACAGGCCTTACCCAAAGCCATATACACAGGCCTTACCCAAAGCCATATACACAGGCCTTACCCAAAGCCATATACACAGGCCTTACCCAAAGCCATACACAGGCCTTACCCAAAGCCATATACACAGGCCTTACCCAAAGCCATATACACAGGCCTTACCCAAAGCCATATACACAGGCCTTACCCAAAGCCATATACAGGCCTTACCCAAAGCCATATATACAGGCCTTACCCAAAGCCATATACACAGGCCTTACCCAAAGCCATATACACAGGCCTTACCCAAAGCCATATACACAGGCCTTACCCAAAGCCATATATACAGGCCTTACCCAAAGCCATACACAGGCCTTACCCAAAGCCATACACAGGCCTTACCCAAAGCCATATACACAGGCCTTACCCAAAGCCATATACACAGGCCTTACCCAAAGCCATATACACAGGCCTTACCGATCTTGGTTTTTAGtctgtttatttctctatttttgtCAACTGTCAAACGTACCAAAATGA
- the LOC124043111 gene encoding extensin-2-like isoform X14 has protein sequence MQALPKAIYTGLTQSHIYRPYPKPYTQALPKAIYTGLTQSHTQALPKAIYRPYPKPYTQALPKAIYTGLTQSHIHGPYPKPYTQALPKAIYTGLTQSHIQALPKAIYTGLTQSHIYRPYPKPYTGLTQSHIYRPYPKPYTQALPKAIYTGLTQSHTQALPKAIYRPYPKPYTQALPKAIYTGLTQSHTQALPKAIYTGLTQSHIHRPYPKPYTQALPKAIYTGLTQSHIHRPYPKPYTQALPKAIHRPYPKPYTQALPKAIYTGLTQSHIYRPYPKPYTQALPKAIYTGLTQSHIHRPYPKPYTGLTQSHIHRPYPKPYTQALPKAIYTGLTQSHTQALPKAIYTGLTQSHIHRPYPKPYTQALPKAIYRPYPKPYIQALPKAIYTGLTQSHIHRPYPKPYTQALPKAIYTGLTQSHTQALPKAIHRPYPKPYTQALPKAIYTGLTQSHIHRPYRSWFLVCLFLYFCQLSNVPK, from the exons ATGCAGGCCTTACCCAAAGCCATATATACAG GCCTTACCCAAAGCCATATATACAGGCCTTACCCAAAGCCATATACACAGGCCTTACCCAAAGCCATATATACAGGCCTTACCCAAAGCCATACACAGGCCTTACCCAAAGCCATATACAGGCCTTACCCAAAGCCATATACACAGGCCTTACCCAAAGCCATATACACGGGCCTTACCCAAAGCCATATACACGGGCCTTACCCAAAGCCATATACACAGGCCTTACCCAAAGCCATATATACAGGCCTTACCCAAAGCCATATACAGGCCTTACCCAAAGCCATATACACAGGCCTTACCCAAAGCCATATATACAGGCCTTACCCAAAGCCATATACAGGCCTTACCCAAAGCCATATATACAGGCCTTACCCAAAGCCATATACACAGGCCTTACCCAAAGCCATATATACAGGCCTTACCCAAAGCCATACACAGGCCTTACCCAAAGCCATATACAGGCCTTACCCAAAGCCATATACACAGGCCTTACCCAAAGCCATATACACAGGCCTTACCCAAAGCCATACACAG GCCTTACCCAAAGCCATATACACAGGCCTTACCCAAAGCCATATACACAGGCCTTACCCAAAGCCATATACACAGGCCTTACCCAAAGCCATATACACAGGCCTTACCCAAAGCCATATACACAGGCCTTACCCAAAGCCATATACACAGGCCTTACCCAAAGCCATACACAGGCCTTACCCAAAGCCATATACACAGGCCTTACCCAAAGCCATATACACAGGCCTTACCCAAAGCCATATAT ACAGGCCTTACCCAAAGCCATATACACAGGCCTTACCCAAAGCCATATACACAGGCCTTACCCAAAGCCATATACACAGGCCTTACCCAAAGCCATACACAGGCCTTACCCAAAGCCATATACACAGGCCTTACCCAAAGCCATATACACAGGCCTTACCCAAAGCCATATACACAGGCCTTACCCAAAGCCATACACAGGCCTTACCCAAAGCCATATACACAGGCCTTACCCAAAGCCATATACACAGGCCTTACCCAAAGCCATATACACAGGCCTTACCCAAAGCCATATACAGGCCTTACCCAAAGCCATATATACAGGCCTTACCCAAAGCCATATACACAGGCCTTACCCAAAGCCATATACACAGGCCTTACCCAAAGCCATATACACAGGCCTTACCCAAAGCCATATATACAGGCCTTACCCAAAGCCATACACAGGCCTTACCCAAAGCCATACACAGGCCTTACCCAAAGCCATATACACAGGCCTTACCCAAAGCCATATACACAGGCCTTACCCAAAGCCATATACACAGGCCTTACCGATCTTGGTTTTTAGtctgtttatttctctatttttgtCAACTGTCAAACGTACCAAAATGA
- the LOC124043111 gene encoding extensin-2-like isoform X5: MQALPKAIYTGLTQSHIYRPYPKPYTQALPKAIYTGLTQSHTQALPKAIYRPYPKPYTQALPKAIYTGLTQSHIHGPYPKPYTQALPKAIYTGLTQSHIQALPKAIYTGLTQSHIYRPYPKPYTGLTQSHIYRPYPKPYTQALPKAIYTGLTQSHTQALPKAIYRPYPKPYTQALPKAIYTGLTQSHIHRPYPKPYTQALPKAIYTGLTQSHIHRPYPKPYTQALPKAIYTGLTQSHTQALPKAIYTGLTQSHIHRPYPKPYIQALPKAIYTGLTQSHIHRPYPKPYTQALPKAIHRPYPKPYTQALPKAIYTGLTQSHIHRPYPKPYTGLTQSHIHRPYPKPYTQALPKAIYTGLTQSHIQALPKAIYTGLTQSHIHRPYPKPYTQALPKAIYTGLTQSHIYRPYPKPYTGLTQSHTQALPKAIYTGLTQSHIHRPYPKPYTQALPILVFSLFISLFLSTVKRTKMRLATTRKYRDLLYLFLFMGSAPSSL; the protein is encoded by the exons ATGCAGGCCTTACCCAAAGCCATATATACAG GCCTTACCCAAAGCCATATATACAGGCCTTACCCAAAGCCATATACACAGGCCTTACCCAAAGCCATATATACAGGCCTTACCCAAAGCCATACACAGGCCTTACCCAAAGCCATATACAGGCCTTACCCAAAGCCATATACACAGGCCTTACCCAAAGCCATATACACGGGCCTTACCCAAAGCCATATACACGGGCCTTACCCAAAGCCATATACACAGGCCTTACCCAAAGCCATATATACAGGCCTTACCCAAAGCCATATACAGGCCTTACCCAAAGCCATATACACAGGCCTTACCCAAAGCCATATATACAGGCCTTACCCAAAGCCATATACAGGCCTTACCCAAAGCCATATATACAGGCCTTACCCAAAGCCATATACACAGGCCTTACCCAAAGCCATATATACAGGCCTTACCCAAAGCCATACACAGGCCTTACCCAAAGCCATATACAGGCCTTACCCAAAGCCATATACACAGGCCTTACCCAAAGCCATATACACAG GCCTTACCCAAAGCCATATACACAGGCCTTACCCAAAGCCATATACACAGGCCTTACCCAAAGCCATATACACAGGCCTTACCCAAAGCCATATACACAGGCCTTACCCAAAGCCATATACACAGGCCTTACCCAAAGCCATATACACAGGCCTTACCCAAAGCCATACACAGGCCTTACCCAAAGCCATATACACAGGCCTTACCCAAAGCCATATACACAGGCCTTACCCAAAGCCATATAT ACAGGCCTTACCCAAAGCCATATACACAGGCCTTACCCAAAGCCATATACACAGGCCTTACCCAAAGCCATATACACAGGCCTTACCCAAAGCCATACACAGGCCTTACCCAAAGCCATATACACAGGCCTTACCCAAAGCCATATACACAGGCCTTACCCAAAGCCATATACACAGGCCTTACCCAAAGCCATACACAGGCCTTACCCAAAGCCATATACACAGGCCTTACCCAAAGCCATATACACAGGCCTTACCCAAAGCCATATACACAGGCCTTACCCAAAGCCATATACAGGCCTTACCCAAAGCCATATATACAGGCCTTACCCAAAGCCATATACACAGGCCTTACCCAAAGCCATATACACAGGCCTTACCCAAAGCCATATACACAGGCCTTACCCAAAGCCATATATACAGGCCTTACCCAAAGCCATACACAGGCCTTACCCAAAGCCATACACAGGCCTTACCCAAAGCCATATACACAGGCCTTACCCAAAGCCATATACACAGGCCTTACCCAAAGCCATATACACAGGCCTTACCGATCTTGGTTTTTAGtctgtttatttctctatttttgtCAACTGTCAAACGTACCAAAATGAGACTTGCAACTACAAGAAAATACAGAGATTTACTGTACCTTTTTCTCTTCATGGGCTCTGCTCCATCGTCTCTATGA
- the LOC124043111 gene encoding extensin-2-like isoform X1 encodes MQALPKAIYTGLTQSHIYRPYPKPYTGLTQSHIQALPKAIYTGLTQSHIHRPYPKPYIQALPKAIHRPYPKPYTGLTQSHIHRPYPKPYTRALPKAIYTGLTQSHIHRPYPKPYIQALPKAIYRPYPKPYTQALPKAIYTGLTQSHIQALPKAIYTGLTQSHIHRPYPKPYIQALPKAIHRPYPKPYTGLTQSHIHRPYPKPYTQALPKAIHRPYPKPYTQALPKAIYTGLTQSHIHRPYPKPYTQALPKAIYTGLTQSHIHRPYPKPYTGLTQSHIHRPYPKPYTQALPKAIYTGLTQSHIHRPYPKPYTQALPKAIHRPYPKPYTQALPKAIYTGLTQSHIHRPYPKPYTGLTQSHIHRPYPKPYTQALPKAIYTGLTQSHIQALPKAIYTGLTQSHIHRPYPKPYTQALPKAIYTGLTQSHIYRPYPKPYTGLTQSHTQALPKAIYTGLTQSHIHRPYPKPYTQALPILVFSLFISLFLSTVKRTKMRLATTRKYRDLLYLFLFMGSAPSSL; translated from the exons ATGCAGGCCTTACCCAAAGCCATATATACAGGCCTTACCCAAAGCCATATATACAGGCCTTACCCAAAGCCATATACAGGCCTTACCCAAAGCCATATACAGGCCTTACCCAAAGCCATATATACAGGCCTTACCCAAAGCCATATACACAGGCCTTACCCAAAGCCATATATACAGGCCTTACCCAAAGCCATACACAGGCCTTACCCAAAGCCATATACAGGCCTTACCCAAAGCCATATACACAGGCCTTACCCAAAGCCATATACACGGGCCTTACCCAAAGCCATATACACGGGCCTTACCCAAAGCCATATACACAGGCCTTACCCAAAGCCATATATACAGGCCTTACCCAAAGCCATATACAGGCCTTACCCAAAGCCATATACACAGGCCTTACCCAAAGCCATATATACAGGCCTTACCCAAAGCCATATACAGGCCTTACCCAAAGCCATATATACAGGCCTTACCCAAAGCCATATACACAGGCCTTACCCAAAGCCATATATACAGGCCTTACCCAAAGCCATACACAGGCCTTACCCAAAGCCATATACAGGCCTTACCCAAAGCCATATACACAGGCCTTACCCAAAGCCATATACACAGGCCTTACCCAAAGCCATACACAG GCCTTACCCAAAGCCATATACACAGGCCTTACCCAAAGCCATATACACAGGCCTTACCCAAAGCCATATACACAGGCCTTACCCAAAGCCATATACACAGGCCTTACCCAAAGCCATATACACAGGCCTTACCCAAAGCCATATACACAGGCCTTACCCAAAGCCATACACAGGCCTTACCCAAAGCCATATACACAG GCCTTACCCAAAGCCATATACACAGGCCTTACCCAAAGCCATATACACAGGCCTTACCCAAAGCCATATACACAGGCCTTACCCAAAGCCATATACACAGGCCTTACCCAAAGCCATACACAGGCCTTACCCAAAGCCATATACACAGGCCTTACCCAAAGCCATATACACAGGCCTTACCCAAAGCCATATACACAGGCCTTACCCAAAGCCATACACAGGCCTTACCCAAAGCCATATACACAGGCCTTACCCAAAGCCATATACACAGGCCTTACCCAAAGCCATATACACAGGCCTTACCCAAAGCCATATACAGGCCTTACCCAAAGCCATATATACAGGCCTTACCCAAAGCCATATACACAGGCCTTACCCAAAGCCATATACACAGGCCTTACCCAAAGCCATATACACAGGCCTTACCCAAAGCCATATATACAGGCCTTACCCAAAGCCATACACAGGCCTTACCCAAAGCCATACACAGGCCTTACCCAAAGCCATATACACAGGCCTTACCCAAAGCCATATACACAGGCCTTACCCAAAGCCATATACACAGGCCTTACCGATCTTGGTTTTTAGtctgtttatttctctatttttgtCAACTGTCAAACGTACCAAAATGAGACTTGCAACTACAAGAAAATACAGAGATTTACTGTACCTTTTTCTCTTCATGGGCTCTGCTCCATCGTCTCTATGA
- the LOC124043111 gene encoding extensin-2-like isoform X16 codes for MQALPKAIYTGLTQSHIYRPYPKPYTGLTQSHIQALPKAIYTGLTQSHIHRPYPKPYIQALPKAIHRPYPKPYTGLTQSHIHRPYPKPYTRALPKAIYTGLTQSHIHRPYPKPYIQALPKAIYRPYPKPYTQALPKAIYTGLTQSHIQALPKAIYTGLTQSHIHRPYPKPYIQALPKAIHRPYPKPYTGLTQSHIHRPYPKPYTQALPKAIYTGLTQSHIHRPYPKPYTQALPKAIYTGLTQSHIHRPYPKPYTQALPKAIHRPYPKPYTQALPKAIYTGLTQSHIHRPYPKPYTQALPKAIYTGLTQSHTQALPKAIYTGLTQSHIHRPYPKPYTQALPKAIHRPYPKPYTQALPKAIYTGLTQSHIHRPYPKPYTGLTQSHIYRPYPKPYTQALPKAIYTGLTQSHIHRPYPKPYIQALPKAIHRPYPKPYTGLTQSHIHRPYPKPYTQALPKAIYTGLTDLGF; via the exons ATGCAGGCCTTACCCAAAGCCATATATACAGGCCTTACCCAAAGCCATATATACAGGCCTTACCCAAAGCCATATACAGGCCTTACCCAAAGCCATATACAGGCCTTACCCAAAGCCATATATACAGGCCTTACCCAAAGCCATATACACAGGCCTTACCCAAAGCCATATATACAGGCCTTACCCAAAGCCATACACAGGCCTTACCCAAAGCCATATACAGGCCTTACCCAAAGCCATATACACAGGCCTTACCCAAAGCCATATACACGGGCCTTACCCAAAGCCATATACACGGGCCTTACCCAAAGCCATATACACAGGCCTTACCCAAAGCCATATATACAGGCCTTACCCAAAGCCATATACAGGCCTTACCCAAAGCCATATACACAGGCCTTACCCAAAGCCATATATACAGGCCTTACCCAAAGCCATATACAGGCCTTACCCAAAGCCATATATACAGGCCTTACCCAAAGCCATATACACAGGCCTTACCCAAAGCCATATATACAGGCCTTACCCAAAGCCATACACAGGCCTTACCCAAAGCCATATACAGGCCTTACCCAAAGCCATATACACAGGCCTTACCCAAAGCCATATACACAG GCCTTACCCAAAGCCATATACACAGGCCTTACCCAAAGCCATATACACAGGCCTTACCCAAAGCCATATACACAGGCCTTACCCAAAGCCATATACACAGGCCTTACCCAAAGCCATATACACAGGCCTTACCCAAAGCCATATACACAGGCCTTACCCAAAGCCATACACAGGCCTTACCCAAAGCCATATACACAG GCCTTACCCAAAGCCATATACACAGGCCTTACCCAAAGCCATATACACAGGCCTTACCCAAAGCCATATACACAGGCCTTACCCAAAGCCATATACACAGGCCTTACCCAAAGCCATACACAGGCCTTACCCAAAGCCATATACACAGGCCTTACCCAAAGCCATATACACAGGCCTTACCCAAAGCCATATACACAGGCCTTACCCAAAGCCATACACAGGCCTTACCCAAAGCCATATACACAGGCCTTACCCAAAGCCATATACACAGGCCTTACCCAAAGCCATATACACAGGCCTTACCCAAAGCCATATACAGGCCTTACCCAAAGCCATATATACAGGCCTTACCCAAAGCCATATACACAGGCCTTACCCAAAGCCATATACACAGGCCTTACCCAAAGCCATATACACAGGCCTTACCCAAAGCCATATATACAGGCCTTACCCAAAGCCATACACAGGCCTTACCCAAAGCCATACACAGGCCTTACCCAAAGCCATATACACAGGCCTTACCCAAAGCCATATACACAGGCCTTACCCAAAGCCATATACACAGGCCTTACCGATCTTGGTTTTTAG
- the LOC124043111 gene encoding extensin-2-like isoform X41, whose protein sequence is MQALPKAIYTGLTQSHIYRPYPKPYIQALPKAIYTGLTQSHIHRPYPKPYTQALPKAIYTGLTQSHIHRPYPKPYTQALPKAIYTGLTQSHIHRPYPKPYTGLTQSHIHRPYPKPYTQALPKAIYTGLTQSHIHRPYPKPYTQALPKAIHRPYPKPYTQALPKAIYTGLTQSHIHRPYPKPYTGLTQSHIHRPYPKPYTQALPKAIYTGLTQSHIQALPKAIYTGLTQSHIHRPYPKPYTQALPKAIYTGLTQSHIYRPYPKPYTGLTQSHTQALPKAIYTGLTQSHIHRPYPKPYTQALPILVFSLFISLFLSTVKRTKMRLATTRKYRDLLYLFLFMGSAPSSL, encoded by the exons ATGCAGGCCTTACCCAAAGCCATATATACAGGCCTTACCCAAAGCCATATATACAG GCCTTACCCAAAGCCATATATACAGGCCTTACCCAAAGCCATATACACAGGCCTTACCCAAAGCCAT ATACACAGGCCTTACCCAAAGCCATATACACAGGCCTTACCCAAAGCCATATACACAGGCCTTACCCAAAGCCATATACACAGGCCTTACCCAAAGCCATATACACAGGCCTTACCCAAAGCCATATACACAGGCCTTACCCAAAGCCATATACACAGGCCTTACCCAAAGCCATACACAGGCCTTACCCAAAGCCATATACACAG GCCTTACCCAAAGCCATATACACAGGCCTTACCCAAAGCCATATACACAGGCCTTACCCAAAGCCATATACACAGGCCTTACCCAAAGCCATATACACAGGCCTTACCCAAAGCCATACACAGGCCTTACCCAAAGCCATATACACAGGCCTTACCCAAAGCCATATACACAGGCCTTACCCAAAGCCATATACACAGGCCTTACCCAAAGCCATACACAGGCCTTACCCAAAGCCATATACACAGGCCTTACCCAAAGCCATATACACAGGCCTTACCCAAAGCCATATACACAGGCCTTACCCAAAGCCATATACAGGCCTTACCCAAAGCCATATATACAGGCCTTACCCAAAGCCATATACACAGGCCTTACCCAAAGCCATATACACAGGCCTTACCCAAAGCCATATACACAGGCCTTACCCAAAGCCATATATACAGGCCTTACCCAAAGCCATACACAGGCCTTACCCAAAGCCATACACAGGCCTTACCCAAAGCCATATACACAGGCCTTACCCAAAGCCATATACACAGGCCTTACCCAAAGCCATATACACAGGCCTTACCGATCTTGGTTTTTAGtctgtttatttctctatttttgtCAACTGTCAAACGTACCAAAATGAGACTTGCAACTACAAGAAAATACAGAGATTTACTGTACCTTTTTCTCTTCATGGGCTCTGCTCCATCGTCTCTATGA
- the LOC124043111 gene encoding extensin-2-like isoform X26, producing the protein MQALPKAIYTGLTQSHIYRPYPKPYIQALPKAIYTGLTQSHIYRPYPKPYTGLTQSHIQALPKAIYTGLTQSHIHGPYPKPYTRALPKAIYTGLTQSHIYRPYPKPYTGLTQSHIHRPYPKPYTQALPKAIYTGLTQSHIHRPYPKPYTQALPKAIYTGLTQSHIHRPYPKPYTGLTQSHIHRPYPKPYTQALPKAIYTGLTQSHIHRPYPKPYTQALPKAIHRPYPKPYTQALPKAIYTGLTQSHIHRPYPKPYTGLTQSHIHRPYPKPYTQALPKAIYTGLTQSHIQALPKAIYTGLTQSHIHRPYPKPYTQALPKAIYTGLTQSHIYRPYPKPYTGLTQSHTQALPKAIYTGLTQSHIHRPYPKPYTQALPILVFSLFISLFLSTVKRTKMRLATTRKYRDLLYLFLFMGSAPSSL; encoded by the exons ATGCAGGCCTTACCCAAAGCCATATATACAGGCCTTACCCAAAGCCATATATACAG GCCTTACCCAAAGCCATATATACAGGCCTTACCCAAAGCCATATACACAGGCCTTACCCAAAGCCATATATACAGGCCTTACCCAAAGCCATACACAGGCCTTACCCAAAGCCATATACAGGCCTTACCCAAAGCCATATACACAGGCCTTACCCAAAGCCATATACACGGGCCTTACCCAAAGCCATATACACGGGCCTTACCCAAAGCCATATACACAGGCCTTACCCAAAGCCATATATACAGGCCTTACCCAAAGCCATATACAGGCCTTACCCAAAGCCATATACACAG GCCTTACCCAAAGCCATATACACAGGCCTTACCCAAAGCCATATACACAGGCCTTACCCAAAGCCATATACACAGGCCTTACCCAAAGCCATATACACAGGCCTTACCCAAAGCCATATACACAGGCCTTACCCAAAGCCATATACACAGGCCTTACCCAAAGCCATACACAGGCCTTACCCAAAGCCATATACACAG GCCTTACCCAAAGCCATATACACAGGCCTTACCCAAAGCCATATACACAGGCCTTACCCAAAGCCATATACACAGGCCTTACCCAAAGCCATATACACAGGCCTTACCCAAAGCCATACACAGGCCTTACCCAAAGCCATATACACAGGCCTTACCCAAAGCCATATACACAGGCCTTACCCAAAGCCATATACACAGGCCTTACCCAAAGCCATACACAGGCCTTACCCAAAGCCATATACACAGGCCTTACCCAAAGCCATATACACAGGCCTTACCCAAAGCCATATACACAGGCCTTACCCAAAGCCATATACAGGCCTTACCCAAAGCCATATATACAGGCCTTACCCAAAGCCATATACACAGGCCTTACCCAAAGCCATATACACAGGCCTTACCCAAAGCCATATACACAGGCCTTACCCAAAGCCATATATACAGGCCTTACCCAAAGCCATACACAGGCCTTACCCAAAGCCATACACAGGCCTTACCCAAAGCCATATACACAGGCCTTACCCAAAGCCATATACACAGGCCTTACCCAAAGCCATATACACAGGCCTTACCGATCTTGGTTTTTAGtctgtttatttctctatttttgtCAACTGTCAAACGTACCAAAATGAGACTTGCAACTACAAGAAAATACAGAGATTTACTGTACCTTTTTCTCTTCATGGGCTCTGCTCCATCGTCTCTATGA